From the genome of Streptomyces sp. NBC_01304:
TGGTCGGCGGGGACACCGAGCAGGGCGGGCGCCGTGCCGGGAGAAAAACGGAGGCCGACGATGCGGTGCGTGAGCCGCTCGCCCTCGGGAACGTACGCCCGGGTGTCGGGACCGGCGACGAACAGCCGGCCCTCGGACCACAGCAGGTCCATGCAGCCGTCGGGCAGCACCGGGTAGGCGGCCTCGCCCGCCGCCCGGACGGTGCGCTGCCACAGCACCGCGCCCGGGTACCGCGACGCGCGTTCCTCGTACACGCTGCTCAGATTACGCCGCGCCGTCGCGGTGTTCCGTGGGGCTGATCCCGTACACCCGCTTGAAGGCCACGGACAGGGCGAAGGCGCTGCCGTAGCCGACCTGCCGGGCTATGGAGGCCAGGGTCTGCTCGGTGTCGCGCAGCAGGTCGGCGGCGAGGGCGAGGCGCCAGCCGGTGAGGTAGGCCATGGGCGGCTCGCCGACCAGTTCGGTGAAGTTCCGGGCCAGCGCGGCCCGCGACACCCCGGCCTTCTCCGCGAGGCCTGCGACGGTCCAGGAGTGCGCCGGGTCGTCCTGGATGAGGCGCAGGACCTGGCCCACGACCGGGTCGCCGAGGGCCCGGTACCAGGACGGGGCCTCGGCGTCGGGCCGCGAGAACCAGGCGCGCAGCGAGGAGATGAGCATCAGGTCGAGCATGCGGTCCAGGACGACTTCCTGGCCCGGTTCGTCCTTGGTGATCTCGTCGGCGAGCAGCCGCGTGAACGGGGACTCCCACACGTCGCCGGACAGCACGAGCAGCGGCGGCAGCGCGTCCAGGAGGCGGCCCTTGATCTCGCCGTGCATCGAGTACGTCCCGACCAGCATCTGCACCGAACCCTCGGTGCGGGCGCCCCAGGTGCGGGTGCCCAGGTCGATGTAGTCCTTCAGCTCCTGCCCGTCGGGCGTCGTGCAGCGGCCGCCGGGGTGGATCACCGCCTGCGGCTCTCTGTCCGGGGTGTCGGCGCAGGTGTACGGGTCCGGGCCGCGGGCGATCGCGATGTCACCGGGCTTGATGAGCCGGGGCTCCCCCTGATCGGGGACGAGCCAGGCGGTGCCGTGCGCCATGGTCATCACCGACAGCGGTGCGCGGTCCGCTATCCGCACCGACCAGGGCGGATCGAAGCACGCCCGGATCATGAAGGCTCCCCGGGAGCGGGGGCCTTCGAGCAAGCCTGCTAGGGCGTCCATGGCTCCAGGGTAGGGCGCCGCGGGGGTGTGCAGGACATGATTTTTCCCCTCCCCGCCCCTTCCCGTAAGGCTGCCGCCGGCTGCAAAGACTGTCCTCAAACGCCGGACGGGCTGACTAAGTCAGCCCGTCCGGCGTTTGAGGACACCGCCCGAAGGGCGGAAAGCTTCGCAGAATTTAGGGAAGGGGCGGGGAGGGGACTAATTCTTGGGCTCCTCCGACGGCGCGGACTCGCCATTCCGTTTCGAATGCGTGCGCAATCGCGCGGACACATCGTCCGGCGGCAAGAACTGCGCCCAGCGTTCCGGGAATTCAGAAGGCATATCCGGATCATCCGGATCGGAATCCGCGGCCCGCGCGGCCGCAGCCCGCGCCACCACCTCCGCAGCCTGCGCCTCCCGCACCCGCTCATTCGCCGCACGAGCCGCCGCCGTCGTGACGGAAGGCCACACCCGGTCGATGGCCGCATTGACCGCAGCCCCCACAAGGACCGCGAAAGCGGAGACCCCGATCCACAGCAGCACGGCCACCGGCGCCGCGAGCGAGCCGTAGATCGTCGGCCCCTCCACCGTGTTCGTGAGGTAGATCCGCAGCAGGAAACTGCCGAGCACCCACATGCCCAACGCGACGAGCGCCCCCGGCACGTCCTCCAGCCAGGGCGAACGCACCGGCACGGACACGTGGTAGAGCGTCGTGAGGAAGACGACCCCGAGGATTATCACGACGGGCCAGTACGTGACCCGCACCAGCGTCTCGCTCCACGGCACCACCTGGAGCACCGCATCGGGCCCCGCCACCATCAACGGCAGCGCGACCGAGCCGACGAGCAGCGCGACGATGAACAAGAGGAAGGCCAGCAATCGCGTCTTGACGATGCCGCGGACCCCGTCGAGTCCGTACATCACGGTGATCGTGTCGACGAAGACCGTCACCGCCCGCGAACCCGACCACAGGGCGAGCAGGAAGCCGATGGAGATGACGTCCGGTCCCGCGCCCTTCATCACGTCGTCGAGGATCGGCTCCGCGATTTCATGGACACCCTTGTCGGACAGCACGGTCCGGGCCGATTCCAGGATGTTGTCCCGGACCGCCTGGATGGTGTCGGCACCGGTCCAGGAGTCGACGTACCCGAGGAGCCCCACCAGCGAGAGCAGCAGCGGCGGCACGGAAAGGAGCGTGAAGAAGGCCGCTTCGGCCGCGAGGCCCAGGATGCGGTACTCGATGCACGAGTTGACGGTGTCCTTCAGGAGCAACCAGGCGGTCCGGCGCTTCGAGACGTTGCGGTAGAGAACTCGAGCGCGGTGGAGTCGTCCCGAGCTCTTCCCTGGTGTTCCACCGGAGCCGTTCCCGGGTGTTTCTTTTGCCTGGTGCACCTCTTTACCGTAGCGGCATGACTGCCCCCACCCACACAGTGACCAACCAGGCCCCGCCCCTGGTGGGATATGACCTCTTCACCGCCGACCGGGCGCTGAGCGAGGCCGTCGAACGCCATCTCGATCCGGCACTCCTCAGCGCCGCCCGTGCGGAGCTCGGCGACCTCGGCCGGGCCGCGGGATCGGCCGAGGCGCAGGAGTGGGGGGTGCTGGCCAACGAGAACCCGCCGAAGCTGCGCACGCACGACCGGTACGGCAACCGCGTGGACGAGGTCGACTTCCATCCGTCCTGGCACCAGTTGCTGGACAAGGCGGTCGGCGCCGGGCTGACGGCGGCCTGGTCCCAGGAGGGCGGGCATCTGCGGCGGGCCGCCGGTTTCATGGTGTGGACGCAGGTCGAGGGCGGCCACGGCTGCCCGGTGTCGATGACGCATGCCGCGGTGCCGGCCCTGCGCACCGATCCGGCGCTCGCCGCCGAGTGGGAGCCGCGGCTGGCTTCCCGGGTGTACGAGGCCGGGCTCAGGCCCGCCTCGCAGAAGGCCGGTGTGCTCTTCGGGATGGGCATGACGGAGAAGCAGGGCGGCAGTGATGTGCGGGCCAATACGACGGAGGCGGCGCCGCTCGCCGAGGACGGCACGTATTCCCTCACCGGTCACAAGTGGTTCTGTTCCGCGCCGATGTCGGACGGATTCCTGGTCCTCGCGCAGGCACCCGGCGGGCTCACCTGCTTTCTCGTTCCGCGCGTCCTGGAGGACGGAACGCGCAACGCATTCGCGATTCAGCGACTCAAGGACAAACTGGGCAACAAGTCGAATGCGTCGAGCGAGGTCGAATTCTCCGGTACGTGGGCGCGCCGGGTCGGCGACGAGGGGCGCGGGGTCCGCACCATCATCGAAATGGTGGCGGCGACCCGCCTCGACTGCGTGCTCGGCTCGGCGGCGCTGATGCGGCAGGCCGTGGCGCAGGCGGTGCATCACGCCTCGTACCGCAGCGCGTTCGGCGGCGTACTGATCGAGAAGCCGCTGATGCGGAACGTACTCGCGGACCTGGCCCTCGAATCGGAGGCCGCGACGACCCTCGCGATGCGG
Proteins encoded in this window:
- a CDS encoding AraC family transcriptional regulator, which translates into the protein MDALAGLLEGPRSRGAFMIRACFDPPWSVRIADRAPLSVMTMAHGTAWLVPDQGEPRLIKPGDIAIARGPDPYTCADTPDREPQAVIHPGGRCTTPDGQELKDYIDLGTRTWGARTEGSVQMLVGTYSMHGEIKGRLLDALPPLLVLSGDVWESPFTRLLADEITKDEPGQEVVLDRMLDLMLISSLRAWFSRPDAEAPSWYRALGDPVVGQVLRLIQDDPAHSWTVAGLAEKAGVSRAALARNFTELVGEPPMAYLTGWRLALAADLLRDTEQTLASIARQVGYGSAFALSVAFKRVYGISPTEHRDGAA
- a CDS encoding acyl-CoA dehydrogenase family protein, yielding MTAPTHTVTNQAPPLVGYDLFTADRALSEAVERHLDPALLSAARAELGDLGRAAGSAEAQEWGVLANENPPKLRTHDRYGNRVDEVDFHPSWHQLLDKAVGAGLTAAWSQEGGHLRRAAGFMVWTQVEGGHGCPVSMTHAAVPALRTDPALAAEWEPRLASRVYEAGLRPASQKAGVLFGMGMTEKQGGSDVRANTTEAAPLAEDGTYSLTGHKWFCSAPMSDGFLVLAQAPGGLTCFLVPRVLEDGTRNAFAIQRLKDKLGNKSNASSEVEFSGTWARRVGDEGRGVRTIIEMVAATRLDCVLGSAALMRQAVAQAVHHASYRSAFGGVLIEKPLMRNVLADLALESEAATTLAMRLAAAYDDGGDQERAFLRLAVPAAKYWVTKRCTPLAVEALECLGGNGYVEESGMPRLLRESPLNSIWEGAGNVQALDVLRALGREPAAINAFLQEVGKARGADHRLDGAIKDLLTEMSDLDGIEGRARRLVERMALVLQGSLLVRYAPSEVADAFCASRLGGDWGAAFGTLPGSLDLATVVERARPVSP
- a CDS encoding YihY/virulence factor BrkB family protein, with product MHQAKETPGNGSGGTPGKSSGRLHRARVLYRNVSKRRTAWLLLKDTVNSCIEYRILGLAAEAAFFTLLSVPPLLLSLVGLLGYVDSWTGADTIQAVRDNILESARTVLSDKGVHEIAEPILDDVMKGAGPDVISIGFLLALWSGSRAVTVFVDTITVMYGLDGVRGIVKTRLLAFLLFIVALLVGSVALPLMVAGPDAVLQVVPWSETLVRVTYWPVVIILGVVFLTTLYHVSVPVRSPWLEDVPGALVALGMWVLGSFLLRIYLTNTVEGPTIYGSLAAPVAVLLWIGVSAFAVLVGAAVNAAIDRVWPSVTTAAARAANERVREAQAAEVVARAAAARAADSDPDDPDMPSEFPERWAQFLPPDDVSARLRTHSKRNGESAPSEEPKN